The Ascaphus truei isolate aAscTru1 chromosome 11, aAscTru1.hap1, whole genome shotgun sequence genome includes a window with the following:
- the ARL6IP1 gene encoding ADP-ribosylation factor-like protein 6-interacting protein 1, giving the protein MAEGDNRSANQLAAETASLEEHLQGWGEVILVADSALRWEKPWFPAAIMGVVSFVFLMVYYLDPSVLSGVSCFVMFLCLADYLVPTLAPRIFGANQWTTEQQQRFHEICSNLVKTRRRIIGWWKRLFTLKEEKPKMYFMTMVGFLAVVAWIGQQVHNLFLTYLIVSFLLLLPGLNKHGILTKYVGMGKREINKLLKQKEKKNE; this is encoded by the exons ATGGCGGAGGGGGACAACAGGAGCGCTAATCAGCTG gCTGCAGAGACTGCGAGTCTCGAGGAACATTTGCAAGGATGGGGTGAAGTGATTCTGGTTGCTGATTCCGCGCTTCGTTGGGAGAAGCCGTGGTTTCCAGCTGCTATCATGGGAGTGGTCTCTTTTGTGTTCCT GATGGTGTATTACTTGGATCCATCTGTTCTCTCGGGCGTCTCCTGCTTTGTCATGTTCCTGTGCCTGGCTGACTACCTTGTTCCCACTCTCGCTCCCAGAATTTTTGGTGCCAACCAATG GACAACTGAACAGCAACAAAGATTCCACGAGATTTGCAGCAACCTTGTGAAAACTCGTCGACGAATTATTGGCTGGTGGAAACGTCTGTTTACTCTAAAAGAAGAAAAGCCCAAAATG TATTTCATGACAATGGTTGGTTTTCTTGCTGTGGTTGCTTGGATTGGACAGCAGGTTCATAACCTTTTTCTTACATACCTTATTG TGAGCTTTTTGCTATTGCTTCCTGGCCTCAACAAACACGGGATTCTCACAAAATATGTCGGAATGGGAAAGCGAGAAATAAACAAACTCCTCAAGCAAAAGGAAAAGAAGAATGAATAA
- the RPS15A gene encoding small ribosomal subunit protein uS8 — protein MVRMNVLADALKSINNAEKRGKRQVLIRPCSKVIVRFLTVMMKHGYIGEFEIIDDHRAGKIVVNLTGRLNKCGVISPRFDVQLKDLEKWQNNLLPSRQFGYIVLTTSAGIMDHEEARRKHTGGKILGFFF, from the exons ATGGTGCGCATGAATGTTCTTGCGGATGCTCTGAAAAGCATAAACAATGCAGAGAAACGTGGTAAGCGGCAGGTTCTTATCAGACCGTGCTCCAAGGTGATCGTGCGATTCCTTACAGTGATGATGAAGCATG GTTACATTGGTGAATTTGAGATTATTGATGATCATAGAGCTGGAAAAATTGTCGTTAATCTCACAGGCAGACTTAACAAG TGTGGTGTCATCAGCCCCAGATTTGATGTTCAATTGAAGGACCTGGAGAAGTGGCAGAACAACCTCCTGCCATCACGTCAGTTTGG GTACATTGTGCTGACCACTTCAGCTGGCATCATGGACCACGAGGAAGCCAGGCGAAAACACACGGGAGGCAAAATCCTGGGATTCTTTTTCTAA